In Erigeron canadensis isolate Cc75 chromosome 6, C_canadensis_v1, whole genome shotgun sequence, the following are encoded in one genomic region:
- the LOC122605934 gene encoding 3-ketoacyl-CoA synthase 19-like, whose translation MEFITSMMLLFSFLYVTLLSAKLVIRRGKQKCYMIDYECYKGEKETQLNSELCAKIALQNKNIDIEDFRFLLKIMVNSGQGEETYGPKTVVLDKEEPKLVDSISELDTIFFNTLDSIFARSKISPSNVDILVVNVGLLSVAPSLTSRIINHYKMREDVKAFNLTGMGCSASVIAINLVQQLFKTHQKKLAIVVSTEAMGAHWYNGKERSMLLSNCLFRVGGCSMLLTNDEDWKDKAILKLKCLVRTHFASNDEAYYCCMREEDNQGYEGARLNKSLPKIAAQSLKKNLYMLLPKVLPLREILRYIIFKSTDSKINLKTGIDHFCIHPGGRAVIDNIGENLGLNEYDLEPSRMTLHRFGNTSSSGIWYVLGYMEARKRLKKGDKILMISLGAGFKANSCVWEVSRDLNGSNVWSDMIENYPPNKNAINPFLEKFGWINDESMTSLTIAHLRNVLDNRS comes from the coding sequence ATGGAGTTTATAACATCCATGATGCTTCTGTTTTCCTTCTTATACGTTACCCTTCTATCAGCAAAGTTGGTGATCCGAAGAGGTAAGCAAAAGTGTTATATGATCGATTACGAATGCTACAAGGGCGAGAAGGAAACACAACTGAATTCTGAACTGTGTGCCAAGATTGCTTTGCAGAACAAGAATATTGATATTGAAGATTTcagatttttgttaaaaatcatGGTTAATTCGGGTCAAGGTGAAGAAACTTATGGCCCCAAAACCGTCGTCTTAGACAAAGAAGAACCAAAACTTGTCGATTCTATATCAGAACTAGACACAATATTCTTTAACACACTAGATTCTATATTTGCTAGGTCAAAAATCTCACCATCTAATGTTGATATATTAGTGGTGAATGTAGGTTTACTGTCGGTAGCACCTTCTTTAACATCTAGGATCATAAATCACTACAAGATGCGTGAAGATGTTAAGGCGTTCAATCTGACAGGAATGGGCTGCAGTGCAAGTGTCATTGCCATTAATCTGGTTCAGCAATTGTTCAAGACTCACCAAAAAAAATTAGCCATTGTTGTGAGCACAGAAGCAATGGGTGCTCACTGGTACAATGGGAAAGAAAGGTCTATGTTGTTGTCTAACTGCCTTTTTCGTGTGGGAGGTTGTTCTATGCTTCTAACCAATGACGAGGATTGGAAGGATAAGGCAATTTTGAAGCTCAAGTGTTTAGTCAGAACCCATTTTGCATCCAACGATGAAGCCTATTACTGCTGCATGCGAGAAGAAGATAATCAAGGATACGAAGGCGCACGCCTCAACAAGTCCCTCCCAAAAATTGCTGCTCAATCGTTGAAAAAGAATCTATATATGCTTCTACCAAAAGTGCTTCCTCTTAGGGAAATTCTTCGttatataatcttcaaatccaCGGATTCAAAGATCAACCTCAAAACTGGAATAGATCACTTTTGTATCCATCCAGGTGGAAGAGCTGTAATTGACAATATTGGTGAAAATCTAGGGCTAAACGAGTATGATCTTGAACCTAGTCGAATGACACTACATCGGTTTGGGAACACATCGTCTAGCGGCATTTGGTATGTTCTTGGATACATGGAGGCAAGGAAAAGGCTAAAGAAAGGGGACAAAATCTTGATGATTAGCTTGGGTGCAGGTTTTAAAGCCAACAGCTGTGTTTGGGAAGTCAGCAGAGACCTGAATGGAAGCAATGTCTGGTCTGACATGATTGAGAATTACCCACCAAACAAGAACGCGATAAACCCTTTTCTTGAGAAATTTGGATGGATCAATGATGAATCTATGACTTCTCTCACTATAGCCCATCTGCGCAATGTCCTGGATAATCGGTCGTAA